One window of the Klebsiella sp. WP3-W18-ESBL-02 genome contains the following:
- the araC gene encoding arabinose operon transcriptional regulator AraC, whose amino-acid sequence MAEMQNDPLLPGYSFNAHLVAGLTPIEAGGYLDFFIDRPLGMKGFILNLTVRGEGVIENQGKQFVCRQGDMLLFPPGEIHHYGRHPDASEWYHQWVYFRPRAYWHEWLNWPAIVAQTGFYRPDEAHQAEVAELFGKIIEAGQGVGRYSELLAINLLEQLLLRRMEAINESLHPPMDNRVRDACQYISDHLADSQFDIASVAQHVCLSPSRLSHLFRQQLGVSVLSWREDQRISQAKLLLSTTRMPIATVGRNVGFEDQLYFSRVFKKCTGASPSEFRAGCE is encoded by the coding sequence ATGGCTGAAATGCAAAACGATCCCCTGCTGCCTGGTTACTCCTTTAACGCCCACCTGGTGGCGGGGCTTACGCCGATTGAAGCCGGCGGCTATCTCGACTTTTTCATCGACCGCCCGCTGGGAATGAAAGGTTTCATTCTCAATCTGACGGTACGTGGAGAAGGGGTGATTGAAAATCAGGGGAAACAGTTCGTCTGCCGTCAGGGGGACATGCTGCTGTTTCCGCCGGGCGAAATTCACCACTATGGCCGTCATCCCGACGCCAGCGAGTGGTATCACCAGTGGGTTTACTTTCGTCCTCGCGCCTACTGGCACGAGTGGCTTAACTGGCCTGCTATCGTGGCGCAAACCGGTTTTTATCGTCCGGATGAAGCGCACCAGGCTGAGGTTGCCGAGCTATTTGGCAAGATTATTGAAGCCGGTCAGGGCGTGGGGCGTTACTCTGAGCTGCTGGCGATTAACCTGCTGGAGCAGCTATTGCTGCGGCGGATGGAAGCGATCAACGAATCGCTGCACCCCCCGATGGATAACCGCGTGCGCGATGCCTGTCAGTACATCAGCGATCACCTTGCCGATAGCCAGTTTGATATTGCCAGCGTCGCGCAGCACGTTTGCCTGTCGCCATCCCGGCTGTCGCATTTGTTCCGCCAGCAGTTGGGCGTGAGCGTACTGAGCTGGCGTGAGGATCAGCGCATCAGCCAGGCCAAGCTGCTGCTGAGCACCACCCGTATGCCCATTGCCACCGTGGGGCGTAACGTGGGCTTTGAAGATCAGCTCTATTTTTCCCGGGTCTTTAAAAAATGTACCGGTGCCAGCCCCAGCGAATTTCGCGCCGGGTGTGAATAA
- the sgrT gene encoding glucose uptake inhibitor SgrT, with translation MKGSTIHQFYQRYFAATQSISWLARQATAQRLDVLNALMQWEVTKPTSEH, from the coding sequence ATGAAGGGGTCTACCATCCATCAGTTCTACCAGCGCTATTTTGCCGCGACGCAGAGTATTTCCTGGCTGGCCCGCCAGGCGACGGCGCAGCGGCTTGACGTTCTGAACGCGCTGATGCAGTGGGAAGTTACGAAACCGACCTCTGAACATTAA
- the thiB gene encoding thiamine ABC transporter substrate binding subunit has protein sequence MLKKFLPLLVLVAVPAFAKPVLTVYTYDSFAADWGPGPAVKKAFEADCHCELKFVALEDGVSLLNRLRMEGKNSKADVVLGLDNNLLQAATDTKLFAKSNVPASAVTVPGGWNNDTFVPFDYGYFAFVYDKNKLKNPPKSLKELVESDQKWRVIYQDPRTSTPGLGLLLWMQKVYGDKAPEAWHKLAAKTVTVTKGWSEAYGLFLKGESDLVLSYTTSPAYHIIEEKKDNYAAAPFAEGHYLQVEVAAKTAASKQQKLADEFLNFMVSPGFQNTVATGNWMYPVTQVALPEGFNGLVKPQTALEFTPQQVASERQNWINTWLRAASR, from the coding sequence GTGCTCAAGAAATTCCTCCCCCTGTTAGTGCTGGTTGCCGTACCGGCGTTCGCAAAACCGGTCCTGACGGTCTACACCTATGACTCTTTTGCCGCCGATTGGGGCCCCGGCCCGGCGGTGAAAAAAGCCTTTGAGGCCGACTGTCACTGCGAGCTGAAGTTCGTGGCGCTGGAAGATGGCGTTTCGCTGCTTAACCGTCTGCGAATGGAAGGCAAAAACAGCAAAGCGGACGTGGTGCTGGGGCTGGATAACAACCTGCTGCAGGCGGCCACCGACACCAAACTGTTCGCCAAAAGCAACGTTCCGGCGAGCGCGGTGACGGTTCCCGGTGGCTGGAACAACGACACCTTCGTGCCGTTCGACTATGGCTACTTCGCCTTCGTCTACGACAAAAACAAGCTGAAAAACCCGCCGAAGAGCCTGAAAGAACTGGTGGAAAGCGACCAGAAGTGGCGCGTTATCTACCAGGACCCGCGCACCAGTACGCCCGGCTTAGGTCTGCTGCTGTGGATGCAAAAAGTCTACGGCGACAAAGCGCCGGAAGCCTGGCACAAGCTGGCGGCGAAGACCGTCACCGTCACCAAGGGCTGGAGCGAAGCCTACGGCCTGTTCCTGAAAGGGGAAAGCGACCTGGTGCTCAGCTATACCACCTCGCCGGCCTACCATATTATCGAAGAGAAGAAAGATAATTATGCGGCGGCGCCGTTTGCCGAAGGCCACTATTTGCAGGTTGAGGTGGCAGCCAAAACCGCAGCCAGCAAACAACAAAAGCTGGCAGATGAATTCCTGAACTTTATGGTTTCGCCAGGCTTCCAGAACACCGTCGCCACCGGTAACTGGATGTACCCGGTGACTCAGGTCGCCCTGCCGGAAGGCTTTAACGGTCTGGTCAAACCGCAGACCGCGCTCGAATTCACGCCGCAGCAGGTCGCCAGCGAACGCCAGAACTGGATTAATACATGGCTCCGCGCCGCCAGCCGCTAA
- the sgrR gene encoding HTH-type transcriptional regulator SgrR has product MPSGRLQQQFIRLWQCCEGKSQETTLNDLAALLNCSRRHMRTLLNTMEARGWLTWEAEAGRGKRSRLTFLYTGLALQQQRAEDLLEQDRIDQLVQLVGDKAAVRQMLVSHLGRSFRQGRHILRVLYYRPMHNLLPGTALRRSETHIARQIFNALTRVNEANGELEADIAHHWQEITPLHWRFYVRPGIHFHHGRELEMEDVIASLERSMTLPLFSNITRIHSPTAWVLDVHLAEADRWLPWLLSQVSAMILPREWQTLANFSRMPVGTGPYAVARNNLNQLKILAFDDYFGFRALIDEVNVWVLQEISEEPNGGLTLEGSTESEKAVESRLEEGCYYLLFDARSPLGNNPAVRQWLSHVFHPNNLLYRAGEQHQSHWFPAYGLLPRWHHARSRPCEKPAGLESVTLTYYREHVEHRTISLIMEALLAEHQVKLNIQEVDYDEWHRGEGVSDIWLNSANFTLPLDFSLFAYLYEVPLIRHCIPIDWEQDARRWRAGNLPQADWCQQLLANQRMVPLIHHWLMLQGQRSMRGVRMNTLGWFDFKSAWFAPPNP; this is encoded by the coding sequence ATGCCTTCAGGTCGATTACAACAGCAGTTCATCCGTTTATGGCAGTGCTGCGAAGGCAAATCGCAGGAGACAACGCTCAACGATCTCGCCGCGCTGCTGAACTGTTCGCGCCGCCATATGCGCACGCTCTTAAATACCATGGAAGCGCGCGGCTGGCTGACGTGGGAGGCGGAGGCCGGACGCGGCAAGCGTTCCAGACTCACGTTCCTTTATACCGGGCTGGCATTACAGCAACAGCGCGCGGAAGATCTTCTGGAACAGGATCGGATCGATCAGCTGGTGCAGTTGGTCGGAGACAAAGCGGCGGTCCGTCAGATGCTGGTGTCTCATCTGGGCCGTAGTTTCCGCCAGGGGCGGCACATTTTACGGGTTCTTTACTATCGCCCGATGCATAATCTGCTGCCCGGTACCGCGCTGCGCCGCTCGGAAACCCACATCGCCCGTCAGATTTTCAATGCGTTAACCCGCGTAAATGAGGCAAATGGGGAACTGGAAGCCGATATTGCTCACCATTGGCAGGAAATTACCCCCCTGCACTGGCGTTTTTATGTGCGCCCCGGCATTCACTTCCATCACGGGCGTGAACTGGAGATGGAGGATGTGATCGCCTCTCTGGAGCGCAGCATGACGCTACCGCTGTTTTCCAACATCACGCGCATCCACTCCCCTACCGCCTGGGTGCTGGATGTACACCTGGCCGAAGCCGACCGCTGGCTGCCGTGGCTATTAAGCCAGGTGTCGGCGATGATCCTGCCGCGCGAATGGCAAACGCTGGCCAATTTCTCGCGGATGCCGGTCGGCACCGGGCCGTACGCGGTCGCACGTAACAATCTTAACCAGCTGAAGATCCTCGCCTTTGATGATTATTTTGGCTTCCGGGCGCTGATTGATGAAGTGAACGTCTGGGTGCTTCAGGAAATCAGCGAAGAGCCAAACGGCGGCCTGACGCTGGAAGGTTCCACCGAGAGCGAAAAAGCGGTCGAAAGCCGCCTTGAGGAAGGCTGCTATTATCTGCTGTTCGACGCCCGCAGCCCGCTCGGCAATAACCCGGCGGTGCGCCAGTGGCTCAGCCATGTCTTTCATCCCAATAATCTGCTTTATCGGGCAGGAGAGCAGCACCAGAGCCATTGGTTCCCGGCCTACGGCCTGTTACCGCGCTGGCACCATGCGCGCAGTCGCCCCTGCGAAAAACCCGCCGGGCTGGAATCGGTGACCCTCACCTATTACCGCGAACACGTTGAGCACCGCACCATCAGCCTGATTATGGAGGCGCTGCTGGCCGAACATCAGGTCAAACTCAACATTCAGGAGGTGGATTACGACGAATGGCACCGCGGCGAAGGGGTCAGCGACATCTGGCTCAACAGCGCTAACTTTACGCTGCCGCTCGATTTTTCACTGTTTGCCTATTTGTATGAAGTCCCGCTGATCCGCCACTGCATCCCGATTGACTGGGAACAGGACGCACGACGCTGGCGAGCGGGCAACCTGCCACAGGCCGACTGGTGCCAGCAGCTGTTGGCCAATCAGCGCATGGTACCGCTGATCCACCACTGGCTGATGCTCCAGGGCCAGCGCAGTATGCGCGGCGTACGCATGAATACCCTGGGCTGGTTTGACTTTAAATCCGCCTGGTTTGCGCCGCCGAATCCATAG
- a CDS encoding sugar efflux transporter, whose protein sequence is MLWLMTMGRRLNGVYAAFMLVAFMMGVAGALQAPTLSLFLSREVGVPPFWVGLFYTVNAIAGIVVSLALARRSDSRGDRRKLIMFCCLMAVGNALLFAFNRHYLTLITCGVMLASMANAAMPQLFALAREYADSSAREVVMFSSVMRAQLSLAWVIGPPLAFMLALNYGFTAMFSIAAVIFAISLMLIALTLPSVARVEQPADVLEKPTGGWKDSNVRILFIASTLMWTCNTMYIIDMPLWISSDLGLPDSLAGILMGTAAGLEIPAMIIAGYYVKHFGKRRMMVTAVAAGVLFYVGLIFFHSHTALLILQLFNAVFIGIVAGIGMLWFQNLMPGRAGAATTLFTNSISTGVILAGIVQGALAQNFGHFSVYWAIAGISLVTLAMTARVKDV, encoded by the coding sequence ATGCTCTGGTTAATGACGATGGGACGACGTCTCAACGGTGTGTACGCCGCTTTTATGCTGGTGGCATTTATGATGGGCGTTGCGGGGGCGCTACAGGCGCCGACGCTGAGCCTGTTTCTCAGTCGTGAAGTGGGGGTGCCGCCGTTTTGGGTTGGGCTGTTTTACACCGTTAACGCCATCGCCGGGATCGTTGTTAGCCTGGCGCTGGCAAGACGATCCGACAGCCGAGGCGATCGGCGCAAGCTGATCATGTTTTGCTGCCTGATGGCCGTCGGCAACGCGCTGTTGTTCGCTTTCAATCGCCATTATTTGACGTTGATTACCTGCGGCGTGATGCTGGCCTCAATGGCGAACGCCGCGATGCCGCAGCTGTTTGCGCTGGCGCGCGAATATGCGGACAGCTCGGCGCGCGAAGTGGTGATGTTCAGCTCGGTCATGCGCGCGCAGCTATCGCTGGCGTGGGTGATTGGCCCGCCGCTGGCCTTTATGCTGGCGCTGAACTACGGCTTTACGGCCATGTTTTCTATTGCGGCGGTGATTTTTGCCATTAGCCTGATGCTGATTGCGCTCACGCTGCCTTCGGTGGCGCGGGTTGAGCAGCCCGCCGACGTGCTGGAGAAGCCCACAGGCGGCTGGAAGGACAGCAACGTACGTATTCTGTTTATTGCCTCCACGCTGATGTGGACGTGCAATACCATGTATATCATCGACATGCCGTTGTGGATCAGCAGCGATCTTGGCTTGCCGGATAGCCTGGCGGGCATCCTGATGGGGACGGCCGCGGGTCTGGAGATTCCGGCGATGATCATTGCGGGCTACTACGTGAAACACTTCGGTAAGCGCCGGATGATGGTCACTGCGGTAGCCGCCGGTGTGCTGTTCTACGTCGGGCTTATCTTCTTCCACAGCCATACCGCGCTGCTGATATTACAGCTGTTTAACGCCGTCTTTATCGGCATTGTCGCCGGGATTGGCATGCTGTGGTTCCAGAATCTGATGCCGGGGCGCGCTGGTGCGGCCACCACGCTGTTTACCAACAGTATCTCTACCGGGGTTATTCTTGCCGGGATTGTACAGGGCGCGCTGGCGCAAAACTTTGGTCACTTTTCGGTGTATTGGGCGATCGCGGGGATCTCGCTGGTGACGCTGGCGATGACCGCGCGGGTGAAAGACGTTTAA
- the thiP gene encoding thiamine/thiamine pyrophosphate ABC transporter permease ThiP: MAPRRQPLIPGWLYPGLAATALMVAVALAAFLALWLNAPETSWSTLLGDSYLWHVVRFSFWQAFLSALLSVLPAIFLARALYRRRFPGRQLLLRLCAMTLILPVLVAVFGILSVYGRQGWLSQLFAWLGWQWQFSPYGLQGILLAHVFFNMPMATRLLLQALEQIPGEQRQLAAQLGMRGYPFFRYVEWPWMRRQILPIATLIFMLCFASFATVLSLGGGPSATTIELAIYQALNFDYDPARAAMLALIQMTCCLTLVLLSQRMSRTIAVGASQIQGWRDPDDRWHSRITDGVLIAFTLLLMLPPLLAVVVDGLQPSMLNVFAQPILWQAIGTSLRIALAAGLLCVVLTMMLLWSSRELRARNRALAGQAMELSGMLILAMPGIVLATGFFLLLNNTVGLPDAADGIVIFTNALMAVPYALKVLETPMRDITARYSVLCASLGLSGIHRLRIVELRALKRPLAQALAFACVLSIGDFGVVALFGNDNFRTLPFYLYQQIGAYRSQDGAATALILLLLCFLLFTLIEKLPGRHAKTE; this comes from the coding sequence ATGGCTCCGCGCCGCCAGCCGCTAATTCCGGGCTGGCTCTACCCGGGCCTCGCGGCCACCGCGCTGATGGTGGCCGTCGCCCTGGCGGCCTTTCTGGCGCTGTGGCTCAACGCCCCGGAAACCTCATGGTCTACGCTGCTCGGCGATAGCTACCTGTGGCACGTCGTGCGTTTTTCATTCTGGCAGGCGTTTCTCTCGGCGCTGTTGTCGGTGCTGCCCGCTATTTTTCTCGCCCGCGCGCTGTACCGACGACGTTTTCCCGGCCGCCAGCTGCTGCTGCGGCTGTGCGCAATGACGCTCATTCTCCCGGTGCTGGTCGCGGTGTTTGGTATCCTCAGCGTTTACGGCCGCCAGGGCTGGCTGTCGCAGCTGTTCGCCTGGCTCGGCTGGCAGTGGCAATTTTCCCCTTACGGCCTACAGGGCATTCTGCTGGCGCACGTCTTTTTCAATATGCCCATGGCCACCCGTCTGCTGCTACAAGCGCTGGAGCAGATCCCCGGCGAGCAGCGCCAGCTGGCCGCCCAACTGGGCATGCGCGGCTATCCGTTTTTCCGCTACGTCGAGTGGCCGTGGATGCGCCGGCAAATTCTGCCCATTGCCACGCTGATTTTCATGCTCTGCTTCGCCAGCTTCGCCACCGTGCTGTCGCTGGGCGGCGGCCCTTCCGCTACCACCATTGAGCTGGCCATCTACCAGGCGCTGAATTTTGACTACGACCCGGCGCGCGCGGCCATGCTGGCATTAATTCAAATGACCTGCTGCCTGACGCTGGTGTTATTGAGTCAGAGAATGAGCCGGACAATCGCCGTTGGCGCTAGCCAGATCCAAGGCTGGCGGGACCCGGACGATCGCTGGCATAGCCGCATTACCGACGGCGTGCTCATCGCCTTCACGCTGCTGCTGATGCTGCCGCCGCTGCTGGCGGTGGTCGTCGATGGCCTTCAACCCTCGATGCTGAACGTTTTCGCCCAGCCGATCCTGTGGCAGGCCATCGGCACCTCGCTGCGGATCGCGCTCGCCGCCGGGCTGCTGTGCGTGGTACTCACCATGATGCTGCTGTGGAGCAGCCGCGAGCTGCGGGCGCGTAACCGAGCGCTCGCTGGTCAGGCCATGGAGCTCAGCGGCATGCTGATCCTCGCTATGCCGGGCATCGTGCTGGCGACCGGCTTCTTCCTGTTACTCAATAATACCGTCGGCCTGCCCGACGCCGCCGACGGGATCGTGATTTTCACCAACGCGCTGATGGCGGTTCCCTACGCGCTCAAGGTGCTTGAAACACCAATGCGCGACATCACCGCCCGCTACAGCGTGCTGTGCGCTTCGTTAGGTCTGTCCGGCATTCACCGCCTGCGGATCGTTGAGCTACGCGCGCTCAAACGCCCTTTAGCGCAGGCGCTGGCCTTTGCCTGCGTACTGTCGATTGGCGATTTCGGCGTGGTGGCGCTGTTTGGTAATGACAATTTCCGCACGCTGCCGTTTTATCTCTATCAGCAGATTGGCGCCTACCGCAGCCAGGACGGCGCGGCGACCGCGCTGATTCTGCTGCTGCTGTGTTTCCTGCTGTTTACCCTTATTGAAAAATTACCCGGACGCCATGCTAAAACTGAATGA
- a CDS encoding MFS transporter: MNMLAKLPARRWWYLMPIIFITYSLAYLDRANYGFAAAAGIEHDLGITQGTASLIGALFFLGYFFFQVPGAMYAVKHSVRKMIFCSLILWGFCAAATGFVSNIPTLMAIRFILGIVEAAVMPAMLIYISNWFTKTERSRANTFLILGNPVTVLWMSIVSGYLIEAWGWREMFIIEGIPAVIWAFCWVILVRDKPADAGWLSEEEKRALQQAMDREQRDIKPMRNYGEAMRSRSVIMLCAVHALWSIGVYGFMMWMPSILKNAARMDIVAVGWLAAVPYLAAICLMLTVSWLSDKFQNRKLFIWPLLLIAAIAFFASWMLGNQSFWLSYALLVVAAACMYAPYGPFFALIPELLPRNVSGVSMGMINSFGALGAFLGAWLVGYLNGVTGGPGVSYTFMAIALLASVVLMYCVRAQNVVTTSSGEMVAH; encoded by the coding sequence ATGAATATGCTCGCAAAACTGCCGGCGCGCCGCTGGTGGTATTTAATGCCGATTATTTTTATTACCTACAGCTTAGCCTACCTCGATCGCGCGAATTACGGCTTTGCCGCTGCCGCCGGTATCGAACACGATTTAGGGATCACCCAAGGCACGGCCTCGCTGATTGGCGCGCTCTTTTTCCTGGGATATTTCTTTTTCCAGGTGCCTGGCGCCATGTATGCCGTTAAACATAGCGTCCGTAAAATGATTTTTTGCAGCCTGATCCTTTGGGGATTTTGCGCCGCGGCAACCGGTTTTGTGAGCAATATTCCGACGCTGATGGCGATCCGCTTTATTCTCGGGATAGTCGAAGCGGCGGTGATGCCCGCGATGCTGATTTATATCAGCAACTGGTTTACTAAAACGGAGCGTTCACGCGCCAACACCTTTTTGATTCTCGGTAACCCGGTCACGGTCCTGTGGATGTCGATTGTCTCCGGCTATCTGATTGAAGCCTGGGGCTGGCGCGAAATGTTTATCATTGAAGGTATTCCTGCGGTCATTTGGGCATTCTGCTGGGTGATTCTGGTGCGCGATAAACCGGCTGATGCGGGTTGGTTAAGCGAGGAGGAAAAACGGGCGTTACAGCAGGCGATGGACCGCGAACAGCGCGATATCAAGCCGATGCGTAACTACGGTGAAGCCATGCGCTCACGTAGCGTCATTATGCTCTGTGCGGTGCATGCGCTGTGGAGCATTGGCGTATATGGCTTCATGATGTGGATGCCGTCAATCCTGAAAAATGCCGCGCGGATGGACATTGTGGCGGTGGGTTGGCTGGCGGCGGTACCGTACCTGGCGGCTATCTGTCTGATGCTAACCGTTTCCTGGCTATCCGATAAGTTTCAGAATCGTAAGCTGTTTATCTGGCCGCTGCTGCTGATTGCTGCTATTGCGTTCTTTGCCTCGTGGATGCTGGGCAACCAGTCCTTCTGGCTCTCTTACGCGCTGCTGGTCGTTGCCGCTGCCTGTATGTACGCGCCTTACGGGCCGTTCTTTGCGCTGATCCCCGAGCTGCTGCCGCGCAATGTGTCCGGCGTGTCGATGGGAATGATTAATAGCTTCGGCGCGTTGGGTGCCTTCCTCGGCGCGTGGCTGGTGGGCTACCTCAACGGCGTAACCGGTGGGCCTGGCGTTTCCTACACGTTTATGGCGATTGCCCTGCTGGCATCGGTCGTGCTGATGTACTGCGTTCGCGCGCAGAATGTCGTCACCACATCGTCAGGTGAAATGGTCGCGCATTAA
- a CDS encoding DedA family protein yields the protein MQAFLEHFITQSTTYSLIAVALVAFLESLALVGLILPGTVMMAGLGALIGSGEVNFWQAWLVGIIGCLLGDWISFWLGWRFKKPLHRWSFMKKNKALLDKTEHALHQHSMFTILIGRFIGPTRPVVPMVAGMLDLPVAKFIPPNIIGCLLWPPLYFLPGILAGAAIDIPADENSASFKWLLLAAALLLWLGAWLSWRLWRSAKENHDRLSALLTRQRLLMLAPLMLGVGVVALVSAIRHPLMPVYIDILRKVVGV from the coding sequence ATGCAAGCATTTCTGGAACATTTTATTACGCAGTCCACGACCTACTCGCTGATTGCGGTGGCGCTGGTGGCGTTTCTGGAATCACTGGCGTTAGTGGGGCTTATTCTGCCGGGTACCGTAATGATGGCGGGGCTTGGCGCGCTTATTGGCAGCGGCGAAGTGAATTTCTGGCAGGCATGGCTGGTGGGCATTATCGGCTGCCTGCTGGGCGACTGGATCTCTTTCTGGCTGGGCTGGCGCTTTAAGAAGCCGCTGCACCGCTGGTCCTTTATGAAGAAAAATAAAGCGCTGCTCGATAAAACCGAACATGCGCTGCACCAGCACAGCATGTTTACCATTCTGATTGGGCGCTTCATTGGGCCGACGCGTCCGGTGGTCCCGATGGTGGCCGGGATGCTCGATCTGCCGGTCGCCAAGTTTATCCCGCCGAATATTATTGGCTGCCTGCTGTGGCCGCCGCTGTATTTCCTGCCGGGGATCCTTGCCGGTGCGGCGATCGATATTCCGGCCGATGAGAACAGCGCCAGCTTTAAGTGGCTGCTGCTGGCGGCAGCGCTGTTGCTGTGGCTGGGGGCCTGGCTAAGCTGGCGGCTGTGGCGCAGCGCCAAAGAGAACCACGATCGCCTGAGCGCGCTGCTGACGCGCCAGCGCTTGCTGATGCTGGCTCCGTTGATGCTGGGCGTTGGCGTGGTGGCGCTGGTCAGCGCGATTCGTCATCCGCTGATGCCGGTGTATATCGATATACTGCGCAAGGTGGTGGGGGTGTAG
- the thiQ gene encoding thiamine ABC transporter ATP-binding protein ThiQ, with translation MLKLNDVTWLYQHLPMRFSATIAQGEKVAVLGPSGAGKSTLLNLIAGFLTPASGTIMLEGHDHTHSPPSQRPVSMLFQENNLFSHLTVGQNISLGMSPRLRLSADQQRRMQTIAEQMGIASMLDRLPGELSGGQRQRAALARCLVREQPILLLDEPFSALDPALRQEMLQLVDDVCQRQNLTLLMVSHSIEDAARIATRAIVVAEGRIAWDGETQALLSGKVEASALLGIGS, from the coding sequence ATGCTAAAACTGAATGATGTCACCTGGCTGTACCAGCATCTGCCGATGCGCTTTAGCGCCACCATTGCGCAGGGCGAAAAAGTGGCGGTGCTGGGCCCGAGCGGCGCGGGGAAATCCACATTGCTCAACCTGATTGCGGGTTTTCTGACGCCCGCCAGCGGCACCATCATGCTGGAAGGTCACGACCATACCCACTCCCCGCCGTCGCAGCGGCCGGTATCGATGCTGTTTCAGGAAAACAACCTGTTCAGCCATCTGACGGTAGGCCAGAACATCAGTCTGGGAATGAGCCCACGCCTCAGGCTCAGCGCCGACCAGCAGCGCCGAATGCAGACCATTGCCGAGCAAATGGGGATTGCATCCATGCTGGACAGGCTGCCGGGCGAACTATCTGGCGGCCAGCGCCAGCGCGCGGCGTTGGCCCGCTGTCTGGTACGCGAGCAGCCAATTCTGCTGCTGGACGAACCGTTTTCTGCGCTCGATCCGGCGCTGCGCCAGGAAATGTTGCAGCTGGTGGATGACGTCTGCCAGCGCCAGAATCTGACGCTGCTGATGGTATCGCACAGCATTGAAGACGCGGCGCGGATTGCGACGCGCGCGATAGTCGTCGCGGAGGGGCGGATTGCCTGGGACGGAGAAACGCAGGCATTGCTAAGCGGTAAAGTGGAGGCTTCTGCGCTGTTGGGCATCGGGAGTTGA
- the idnO gene encoding gluconate 5-dehydrogenase, with amino-acid sequence MKNLFDLSGKRALITGSAQGIGNLLASGLAAHGAEIVINDITRERAQAAADKLVAQGYRAVGYGFDVTQGEAVERAIAQIEKEVGAIDILINNAGIQRRYPFTEFPEAEWDKIIDVNQKSVFLVSQQVSRYMVQRRRGKIINICSMQSELGRKTITPYAASKGAVKMLTRGMCVELAEYNIQVNGIAPGYFATEMTTALVNDDAFSAWLFQRTPAARWGKPEELIGAAVYLAAPASDFVNGHLLFVDGGMLAAV; translated from the coding sequence ATGAAAAATCTATTCGATCTTAGCGGCAAACGTGCGCTGATTACCGGCTCCGCGCAGGGGATCGGTAACCTGCTGGCCAGTGGCCTGGCGGCGCACGGGGCTGAAATTGTGATTAACGACATCACCCGCGAACGCGCGCAGGCGGCGGCCGACAAGCTGGTGGCGCAGGGGTATCGCGCCGTTGGCTACGGTTTTGACGTCACGCAGGGAGAGGCGGTGGAGCGCGCCATTGCGCAAATCGAAAAGGAGGTGGGGGCCATTGATATCTTAATTAACAACGCGGGTATTCAGCGCCGCTATCCCTTTACCGAGTTTCCGGAAGCGGAATGGGACAAAATTATCGATGTGAACCAGAAATCGGTCTTTCTGGTTTCACAGCAGGTTTCTCGCTATATGGTGCAACGCCGCCGCGGCAAGATTATTAACATCTGCTCGATGCAAAGCGAACTTGGGCGCAAAACGATCACGCCGTATGCCGCCTCAAAAGGCGCGGTCAAAATGTTAACCCGCGGAATGTGCGTAGAGCTGGCGGAATACAATATTCAGGTCAACGGCATCGCCCCCGGCTATTTTGCGACTGAAATGACCACCGCATTGGTTAACGATGATGCTTTCTCTGCCTGGTTATTCCAGCGCACGCCCGCCGCCCGCTGGGGCAAGCCGGAAGAGCTGATTGGTGCAGCCGTTTATCTGGCTGCCCCGGCCTCTGACTTTGTGAATGGACACCTTCTGTTTGTCGATGGCGGCATGCTGGCCGCGGTTTGA